From the genome of Pseudomonas migulae:
GTGCTGGTGGTGTTGGGCGCCGCCGACATGATCAGCATGGTGATCCGCGCGTCCTTCGTGCAACTGGAAACACCGGATGAAATGCGCGGCCGGGTCAGCGCCGTAAACGGTCTGTTCATCGGCGCCTCGAACCAGTTGGGTGAATTCGAATCCGGCCTCACCGCCCACTGGTTTGGCACCGTGCCAGCGGTGGTCATGGGCGGCATCGGCACGCTGGTGGTGACCGGAGTGTGGATCAAGCTGTTCCCGACGTTGGCCAACCGTGATCGCATGCATGTGCCGGTGGAAGAAGCCAGGGTGTGACACCGTTTAAACCATCAACTCCCCCGCCACCGTCACCCGGGTTGGCTTGCCGCAAAGTTGTTCCACCAGCGTCAGGGCAAACTCCAGAGCGCCTCCCGAACCTTGAGCGGTAATGCAGTTGCCATCGACCACCACCGGTTGATCGACGAAGTTGCAGCCTGACAGCTGATGACTCGCCGAAGGCAGGCAGGTCATTCGCCGCTGACGCAGGACGCCAAAGGCTTGCAGTGCCACGGCCGGGGCTTCGGCGATGGCGGCGAACAGGCGACCTGCCGCCACCTGATCCTTGATCAATTGCTGCAAGGGCTGATGGGCCGCCAGATGCTGCGCACCGACTGCGCCGCCAGGCAGTGCGATCAAATCAAACGGCTGGGCCAGCAAATCCACCAGCATCGCATCGGCCGTCACGCGGGTGCCGCGGGCACAGGTGAGCATGCGCCGCCCCTCGATGCTCGCCACCACCACTTCGACCTTGGCGCGGCGCAGCACATCGATCAGCGTCACGGTTTGCAGGTCATCGATGCCCTCGGCGAGGGTAATCAGAGCTCTAAA
Proteins encoded in this window:
- a CDS encoding DJ-1 family glyoxalase III; this translates as MTFRALITLAEGIDDLQTVTLIDVLRRAKVEVVVASIEGRRMLTCARGTRVTADAMLVDLLAQPFDLIALPGGAVGAQHLAAHQPLQQLIKDQVAAGRLFAAIAEAPAVALQAFGVLRQRRMTCLPSASHQLSGCNFVDQPVVVDGNCITAQGSGGALEFALTLVEQLCGKPTRVTVAGELMV